One stretch of Cedecea neteri DNA includes these proteins:
- the uxaC gene encoding glucuronate isomerase, with protein MAPFMTEDFLLDTEFARRLYHDYAKSQPIFDYHCHLPPQQIADNYRFKNLYDIWLKGDHYKWRAMRTNGVAERLCTGDASDREKFDAWAATVPHTLGNPLYHWTHLELRRPFGITGKLFSPATADEIWHQCNGLLEQDAFTARGIMQQMNVKMVGTTDDPVDSLEHHAAVAKDGSFDVKVLPSWRPDKAFNIEQATFSDYISTLSAVSDTDIRRFGDLQAALGKRLDHFAAHGCKVADHALDVVVFAEADEATLDAILARRLAGNPVNETEAAQFKTAVLAWLGTEYARRGWVQQYHIGALRNNNQRQFRLLGPDVGFDSINDRPLAEPLSKLLSKQNEENLLPKTILYCLNPRDNEVIGTMVGNFQGEGMPGKMQFGSGWWFNDQKDGMERQMTQLAQLGLLSRFVGMLTDSRSFLSYTRHEYFRRILCRMLGHWVQAGEVPEDLPLLGEMVQNICFNNARDYFAIELN; from the coding sequence ATGGCCCCGTTTATGACCGAAGATTTTCTTCTTGATACCGAATTCGCCCGCCGCCTGTATCACGACTACGCGAAATCACAGCCCATTTTTGACTACCACTGCCATCTGCCGCCGCAGCAAATAGCCGACAACTATCGCTTTAAAAACCTGTATGACATCTGGCTGAAAGGGGATCACTACAAGTGGCGCGCGATGCGCACTAACGGCGTGGCCGAGCGGCTTTGTACCGGCGATGCCAGCGATCGCGAAAAGTTTGACGCCTGGGCGGCAACGGTGCCGCACACCCTTGGCAATCCGCTGTATCACTGGACGCATCTGGAGCTGCGCCGCCCGTTTGGCATCACCGGCAAGCTGTTTTCCCCGGCAACGGCGGATGAAATCTGGCATCAGTGCAACGGGCTGCTGGAGCAGGACGCATTCACCGCCCGCGGCATCATGCAGCAGATGAACGTGAAAATGGTGGGGACAACCGACGATCCGGTGGACTCTCTGGAGCACCACGCCGCCGTAGCTAAAGACGGCAGCTTCGACGTCAAAGTGCTGCCGAGCTGGCGCCCGGACAAGGCCTTTAATATCGAGCAGGCAACGTTCAGCGACTACATTTCGACGCTGTCAGCGGTTTCTGATACCGACATCCGCCGCTTCGGCGATCTTCAGGCGGCGTTAGGTAAAAGACTCGATCATTTTGCCGCCCACGGCTGCAAGGTTGCCGACCATGCGCTGGACGTGGTGGTCTTTGCCGAAGCGGATGAAGCCACGCTGGACGCTATTCTTGCCCGTCGTCTGGCGGGTAATCCGGTCAATGAAACCGAAGCCGCGCAGTTTAAAACGGCGGTGCTGGCGTGGCTGGGAACCGAATACGCCCGTCGCGGCTGGGTGCAGCAGTACCACATCGGCGCGCTGCGCAATAATAACCAGCGCCAGTTCCGCCTGCTGGGGCCGGACGTAGGCTTTGATTCCATCAACGATCGCCCGCTGGCCGAGCCGCTGTCGAAGCTGCTGAGCAAACAGAATGAGGAAAATCTGTTGCCTAAAACCATTCTCTACTGCCTCAATCCACGAGACAACGAAGTGATTGGTACGATGGTCGGTAACTTCCAGGGCGAGGGCATGCCGGGAAAAATGCAGTTCGGATCCGGCTGGTGGTTTAACGATCAGAAAGACGGTATGGAACGGCAAATGACCCAGCTTGCACAGCTCGGCCTGCTGAGCCGTTTTGTCGGTATGCTGACCGACAGCCGCAGCTTCCTCTCCTACACCCGTCACGAATACTTCCGCCGCATTTTGTGCCGCATGCTTGGCCATTGGGTGCAGGCGGGCGAAGTGCCTGAAGATTTGCCGCTGTTAGGGGAGATGGTGCAAAACATCTGCTTCAACAACGCCCGCGACTACTTTGCCATTGAGCTGAACTGA
- a CDS encoding MFS transporter, which translates to MRKIKGLRWYMIALVTLGTVLGYLTRNTVAVAAPTLMSELNITTQQYSWIIAAYSACYTIMQPVAGYLLDVLGTKVGYAVFAVAWAIFCGATALAGSWGGLALARGAVGAAEAAMIPAGLKASSEWFPAKERSIAVGYFNVGSSIGAMIAPPLVVWAIVMHSWQMAFMITGVLSFIWAMVWLWFYKNPRDQKKLSSEEREYIISGQEAHHQTDNTKKMSAWKILRNRQFWGIALPRFLAEPAWGTFNAWIPLFMFKAYGFNLKEIAMFAWMPMLFADFGCILGGYLPPLFQRWFGVNLIVSRKLVVTMGAVLMIGPGTIGLFTSPYVAIALLCVGGFAHQALSGALITLSSDVFGRNEVATANGLTGMAAWTASTLFALVVGALADTMGFSPLFAALAVFDLLGAIVIWTVLKNQSASELAAESVVPNAVTQS; encoded by the coding sequence ATGCGAAAAATTAAAGGCTTACGCTGGTACATGATAGCGCTAGTGACGCTGGGCACCGTGCTGGGCTATCTGACCCGTAACACGGTGGCCGTTGCGGCCCCCACGCTGATGAGCGAGCTGAATATCACCACGCAGCAGTATTCGTGGATCATTGCAGCTTATTCAGCTTGTTATACCATTATGCAGCCGGTTGCTGGCTACCTGCTGGACGTGCTCGGCACCAAAGTTGGCTACGCGGTGTTTGCCGTGGCCTGGGCGATATTCTGTGGCGCAACCGCTCTCGCGGGTAGCTGGGGCGGCCTGGCGCTAGCCCGTGGCGCGGTCGGTGCCGCTGAAGCGGCGATGATCCCCGCCGGATTAAAGGCCAGCAGCGAGTGGTTCCCCGCCAAAGAGCGCTCTATTGCGGTGGGCTACTTCAACGTGGGCTCTTCCATTGGGGCAATGATTGCCCCGCCGCTGGTGGTCTGGGCCATTGTGATGCACAGCTGGCAGATGGCATTTATGATAACCGGCGTGCTGAGTTTTATCTGGGCAATGGTCTGGCTGTGGTTCTATAAAAATCCGCGTGATCAGAAAAAGCTCTCCAGCGAAGAGCGCGAATACATCATTAGCGGCCAGGAAGCCCATCACCAGACTGATAACACGAAAAAGATGTCGGCCTGGAAAATCCTGCGCAACCGCCAGTTCTGGGGCATCGCTCTGCCGCGCTTCCTGGCAGAACCTGCGTGGGGCACATTCAACGCCTGGATCCCTCTGTTCATGTTTAAAGCCTACGGCTTTAATCTGAAAGAGATTGCGATGTTCGCGTGGATGCCGATGCTTTTCGCCGACTTTGGCTGCATTCTTGGGGGTTATTTGCCGCCGCTGTTCCAGCGCTGGTTTGGCGTCAACCTGATTGTTTCCCGCAAGCTGGTCGTGACGATGGGCGCGGTATTGATGATTGGCCCTGGCACCATTGGCCTGTTTACCAGCCCTTACGTGGCGATTGCTTTGCTCTGCGTGGGCGGATTTGCACACCAGGCGCTGTCCGGCGCGTTAATCACCCTGTCTTCCGACGTTTTCGGGCGTAACGAGGTGGCGACGGCTAACGGACTGACGGGAATGGCAGCCTGGACTGCCAGCACGCTGTTTGCTCTGGTTGTAGGTGCCCTGGCCGACACAATGGGCTTCAGCCCGCTCTTCGCGGCGCTTGCCGTGTTCGATCTTCTCGGCGCGATTGTTATCTGGACGGTGCTGAAAAACCAGTCTGCCAGCGAACTTGCGGCCGAGAGCGTCGTGCCAAACGCCGTGACACAATCCTGA
- the exuR gene encoding transcriptional regulator ExuR — protein MDAIEPRRLYQQLAAELKQRIETGVYRVGEKLPAERYIAEEKNVSRTVVREAIIMLEVEGYVEVRKGSGIHVMSSQAKYMTVPDERFEFANYGPFELLQARQLIESNIAEFAATQVTKQDIVKLMEIQEKARNEQTFRDSEWDLQFHVQVALATQNGALATIVEKMWSHRVHNPYWKKLHEHIDMRPVDNWCDDHDQILKALIRKDSHAAKLAMWQHLENTRQMLFNATSDDFEFNADRYLFAENPVVHLDTAANGQK, from the coding sequence ATGGACGCCATTGAACCCCGCCGCCTTTACCAGCAGCTCGCCGCCGAACTTAAGCAACGTATTGAAACAGGTGTTTACCGGGTCGGAGAAAAACTGCCTGCGGAGCGTTACATTGCGGAAGAAAAAAACGTCAGCCGCACCGTTGTCCGTGAAGCGATTATCATGCTGGAAGTTGAAGGATACGTTGAAGTGCGTAAAGGCTCAGGCATTCACGTCATGTCCAGCCAGGCGAAGTACATGACCGTGCCGGACGAGCGCTTTGAATTTGCCAATTATGGCCCTTTCGAACTTTTGCAGGCGAGGCAGCTTATTGAGAGCAATATTGCCGAGTTTGCCGCCACCCAGGTCACCAAGCAGGATATTGTGAAGCTGATGGAGATCCAGGAAAAGGCGCGAAACGAGCAAACGTTTCGTGATTCAGAGTGGGATCTCCAGTTTCATGTGCAGGTTGCGCTGGCAACGCAAAACGGCGCGCTGGCCACCATCGTAGAAAAAATGTGGAGCCATCGAGTTCACAATCCATACTGGAAGAAACTGCACGAACACATCGATATGCGCCCGGTGGATAACTGGTGCGACGACCACGATCAGATTCTTAAAGCACTGATTCGAAAAGATTCTCATGCAGCTAAGCTGGCCATGTGGCAGCACCTCGAAAATACCCGCCAGATGCTGTTTAACGCCACCAGCGACGATTTTGAATTCAACGCCGACCGCTATTTATTTGCTGAAAATCCGGTGGTTCATCTGGATACGGCCGCAAACGGTCAAAAATAG
- the yqjA gene encoding DedA family general envelope maintenance protein YqjA, which yields MELLTQLLSALWSQDFETLSNPSMIGMLYFVLFMILFLENGLLPAAFLPGDSLLVLVGVLIAKGTMGFPETIALLTIAASLGSWLGYIQGRWLGNTRLVQNWLSHLPAHYHQRSHQLFHKHGLSALLVGRFIAFVRTLLPTIAGLSGLSSTRFQFFNWMSGLLWILILTTLGYLLGKTPVFLKYEDALMSCLMLIPVVLLVIGLVGSLIVLWRKKRGQSS from the coding sequence ATGGAACTACTGACTCAACTGCTCTCCGCTCTCTGGAGCCAGGATTTTGAAACGCTCTCCAATCCGTCAATGATTGGCATGCTCTATTTTGTGCTGTTCATGATTTTATTTCTTGAGAACGGCCTGCTTCCGGCGGCGTTTTTACCCGGCGATAGCCTGTTGGTGCTGGTCGGCGTTCTGATTGCCAAAGGAACAATGGGTTTCCCGGAAACGATCGCGCTGCTCACCATTGCCGCGAGCCTCGGCAGCTGGCTTGGCTACATCCAGGGGCGCTGGCTCGGGAATACGCGCCTCGTGCAAAACTGGCTTTCGCACCTGCCGGCCCATTATCACCAGCGTTCACACCAGCTCTTCCATAAACACGGGCTGTCTGCGCTGCTGGTTGGCCGCTTTATCGCTTTTGTTCGCACTCTGTTGCCAACTATTGCCGGATTATCGGGTCTTAGCAGCACCCGCTTCCAGTTCTTCAACTGGATGAGCGGCCTGCTGTGGATATTGATTCTGACTACCCTGGGCTATTTGCTGGGCAAAACGCCGGTCTTCCTGAAGTACGAAGACGCCTTAATGTCGTGCCTGATGCTGATCCCGGTGGTGCTTCTGGTCATCGGTCTGGTCGGTTCGTTAATCGTGCTTTGGCGTAAAAAACGCGGCCAAAGTAGCTAG
- the mzrA gene encoding EnvZ/OmpR regulon moderator MzrA, producing the protein MKLAFTRRLRAALLVGALAIASLMVWSSMQNQDSTLEIRASRQGGSIPDGFYVWHHLDANGIRFKSITPLNNTLLVTFDSSAQSEAAKEVLNRTLPQGYVIAQQDSDKDALAWLSILRPDHNHLG; encoded by the coding sequence ATGAAATTAGCGTTCACACGCCGCCTGAGGGCGGCGCTGCTTGTTGGAGCCCTGGCGATTGCTTCGCTGATGGTGTGGTCCAGCATGCAGAATCAGGATTCAACCCTCGAAATTCGTGCCTCACGGCAGGGTGGAAGCATTCCCGACGGTTTTTATGTCTGGCACCACCTTGATGCCAACGGCATTCGTTTCAAAAGCATTACGCCGCTCAACAACACGCTGCTGGTAACGTTTGACTCCAGCGCCCAGAGCGAAGCCGCGAAAGAAGTGCTGAACCGCACGCTGCCGCAAGGGTACGTAATTGCCCAGCAGGACAGCGATAAAGACGCGCTCGCATGGCTCTCTATTCTGCGCCCTGACCACAATCATCTCGGCTAA
- a CDS encoding DUF1090 domain-containing protein, producing the protein MNYRTVLALALLTLTSAAQANTLCSEKEQDIQREIGYAEKHNNQHRIDGLKKALSEVRENCSDAGLRAEHQKKIAKQKAEIEERKADLVEARQKGDPDKITKREKKLAEAEDSLKALEKRDY; encoded by the coding sequence ATGAATTACCGCACCGTACTGGCACTTGCTTTACTCACCCTGACCTCTGCCGCCCAGGCAAATACCCTTTGCAGCGAGAAAGAGCAGGATATTCAACGCGAGATTGGCTATGCGGAAAAACACAACAATCAGCACCGTATTGATGGTCTGAAAAAAGCCCTGAGCGAAGTACGCGAAAACTGCAGCGACGCCGGCCTGCGCGCCGAGCACCAAAAGAAGATTGCTAAGCAGAAAGCTGAAATCGAAGAGCGTAAAGCCGATCTCGTTGAAGCCCGTCAGAAGGGTGACCCGGACAAAATCACCAAACGCGAAAAGAAACTTGCAGAAGCAGAAGATAGCCTCAAAGCTTTAGAGAAGCGTGATTACTGA
- a CDS encoding DUF883 family protein, protein MSKDTTSEHLRAELKSLADTLEEVLSASTDKSKTELDKLRTKAEKTLKESRDRLGETSEAIAKQTREAAAKADDYVRENPWTGVGIGAAVGVVLGVLLARR, encoded by the coding sequence ATGTCAAAAGATACTACGTCAGAACATTTACGCGCTGAGTTGAAATCCCTGGCAGATACGCTTGAAGAAGTCCTGAGTGCTTCCACGGACAAGTCAAAAACCGAACTGGATAAACTGCGTACCAAAGCGGAAAAAACGCTCAAAGAGAGCCGTGACCGCCTCGGTGAAACCAGCGAAGCCATCGCCAAACAAACCCGCGAAGCCGCAGCCAAAGCGGATGATTACGTTCGCGAGAACCCGTGGACCGGCGTTGGCATTGGTGCGGCGGTAGGCGTCGTGCTGGGTGTGCTGCTGGCGCGTCGTTAA
- a CDS encoding phage holin family protein encodes MADSHQSQGPGKSVLGIGQRLVTILVGMVETRVRLAVVELEEEKSHLVQLLLMLGLTMLFAAFGLMSLMVLIIWAVDPQYRLNAMIATTVVLLSLALIGGIWTLRKSRQSTLLRHTRRELENDRALLEEDK; translated from the coding sequence ATGGCGGATTCTCACCAAAGCCAGGGGCCGGGCAAAAGCGTGCTCGGCATTGGCCAACGGCTGGTTACCATTCTGGTCGGCATGGTCGAAACGCGCGTTCGTCTTGCCGTGGTTGAGCTGGAAGAGGAGAAATCACACCTCGTTCAGCTGCTGCTGATGCTCGGCCTGACCATGCTGTTCGCCGCGTTTGGCTTAATGAGCCTGATGGTCCTGATTATCTGGGCCGTCGACCCGCAGTATCGCCTCAACGCCATGATTGCAACGACGGTTGTACTGCTGTCGCTGGCGCTGATTGGCGGTATCTGGACGCTGCGAAAATCCCGTCAATCCACCCTGCTGCGCCATACCCGCCGCGAGCTGGAAAACGACAGGGCCTTGCTGGAAGAGGATAAGTAA
- a CDS encoding YqjK-like family protein, whose amino-acid sequence MSDAERAKRKAYLLSQVQQQRLDLSAARRDWLQVTGPYDRGWNTLLSLRSYAMIASSVLAIWTVKHPGRFMRWAKRGFGAWSTWRLIRNTLNPPSR is encoded by the coding sequence ATGAGCGATGCAGAACGTGCAAAGCGAAAAGCGTATCTGCTCAGCCAGGTTCAGCAGCAGCGGCTTGATCTCAGCGCGGCAAGACGCGACTGGCTGCAGGTCACCGGCCCGTACGATCGTGGCTGGAACACGTTACTCAGCCTACGTAGCTACGCCATGATAGCCAGTAGCGTACTGGCTATCTGGACGGTGAAGCACCCGGGCAGATTTATGCGCTGGGCAAAACGAGGATTTGGCGCCTGGAGCACCTGGCGACTTATCCGCAATACGCTCAATCCGCCCTCGCGCTAA
- a CDS encoding DoxX family protein translates to MKKLEDVGVLVARILMPILFITAGWGKITGYAGTQQYMEAMGVPGALLPLTILLEFGGGLAILFGFLTRTTALITALFTVLTAFLFHSNFAEGVNSIMFMKNFTIAGGYLLLAVFGPGAISLDRVLNKKW, encoded by the coding sequence ATGAAAAAATTAGAAGATGTTGGCGTACTGGTTGCTCGTATTCTGATGCCAATCCTGTTTATTACCGCTGGCTGGGGCAAAATCACCGGTTATGCAGGCACCCAACAGTACATGGAAGCGATGGGCGTGCCGGGCGCACTGCTGCCGCTGACCATCCTGCTTGAGTTCGGCGGCGGCCTGGCCATTCTGTTCGGCTTCCTGACCCGTACTACCGCGCTGATTACCGCGCTGTTTACCGTACTGACGGCGTTCCTGTTCCACAGCAACTTCGCAGAAGGCGTGAACTCCATTATGTTTATGAAGAACTTCACCATCGCGGGTGGCTACCTGCTGCTGGCGGTCTTCGGCCCGGGCGCCATCAGCCTTGACCGCGTACTGAATAAAAAATGGTAA
- a CDS encoding glutathione S-transferase family protein, which produces MGQLIDGVWHDVWYDTKSTGGRFKRSESAFRNWLTADGAPGPTGKEGFAAEKDRYHLYVSLACPWAHRTLIVRKLKGLEPFISVSVVNPLMLQNGWTFAEDFPEATGDTLYHHDFLYQLYLQADPHYTGRVTVPVLWDKKNQTIVSNESAEIIRMFNTAFDALGARAGDYYPDALKSEIDELNGWIYDTVNNGVYKSGFATSQEAYDEAVEKVFTSLARLEQILGQHRYLTGQQLTEADIRLWTTLVRFDPVYVTHFKCDKYRISDYPNLYGFLRDIYQIPGVRETVSFPHIRTHYYCSHKTINPTGIISIGPAQDLDEPHGRDERFRKR; this is translated from the coding sequence ATGGGACAACTCATCGACGGCGTCTGGCATGACGTCTGGTACGACACCAAATCGACCGGCGGCCGCTTTAAACGTTCGGAATCCGCCTTCCGCAACTGGCTAACCGCCGACGGCGCACCCGGCCCAACGGGAAAAGAGGGATTTGCTGCGGAGAAAGACCGCTATCATCTTTATGTTTCTCTTGCCTGCCCCTGGGCACACCGCACGCTGATTGTGCGTAAGCTGAAAGGGCTTGAACCGTTTATCTCCGTTTCCGTCGTCAACCCGCTGATGCTGCAAAACGGCTGGACGTTTGCCGAGGATTTTCCGGAGGCAACCGGCGACACGCTTTATCACCACGATTTTCTCTATCAGCTCTACCTGCAGGCCGATCCTCACTACACCGGCCGCGTGACGGTGCCCGTGCTTTGGGACAAGAAAAACCAGACAATAGTCAGCAATGAGTCCGCAGAAATCATTCGTATGTTTAATACGGCCTTTGATGCTCTCGGCGCGCGTGCAGGGGATTATTACCCTGACGCTTTAAAAAGCGAGATTGATGAGCTGAACGGCTGGATTTATGACACGGTAAATAACGGCGTGTACAAATCAGGTTTTGCCACCTCTCAGGAAGCCTATGACGAAGCCGTGGAGAAAGTCTTTACTTCCCTGGCACGCCTTGAGCAAATCCTCGGTCAGCATCGCTACTTAACCGGCCAGCAGTTGACCGAAGCGGATATTCGCCTGTGGACCACTCTGGTGCGCTTTGACCCGGTGTACGTCACCCACTTTAAGTGCGATAAGTACCGCATCAGTGATTACCCAAATCTTTACGGCTTCCTGCGCGATATCTATCAGATACCCGGCGTGCGTGAAACGGTAAGCTTCCCGCATATCCGCACTCACTATTATTGCAGCCACAAAACCATCAACCCAACGGGCATTATTTCCATCGGCCCTGCTCAAGATTTAGACGAGCCGCACGGGCGCGATGAGCGGTTTAGGAAGCGTTAG
- a CDS encoding DUF805 domain-containing protein produces MDWYFKALTNYIGFGGRARRKEYWMFHLVNFVLAAVLSVLDKMLGLHIYKDEGALTTIYSVLVFLPLWAVQFRRLHDTDRSAWWLLLLLIPIVGWLIILAFNCQDGTPATNRFGPDPKAPNLY; encoded by the coding sequence ATGGATTGGTATTTCAAAGCACTAACAAATTACATTGGGTTTGGCGGCCGTGCGCGCCGCAAAGAATACTGGATGTTTCATCTGGTGAACTTCGTTCTGGCGGCGGTGCTAAGCGTGCTGGATAAGATGCTTGGGCTACACATTTATAAAGACGAAGGTGCGCTCACCACGATTTACAGCGTCCTGGTTTTCCTGCCGCTTTGGGCAGTACAGTTCCGTCGCCTGCACGACACCGATCGCTCTGCCTGGTGGCTGCTGTTGCTGTTAATTCCGATTGTCGGTTGGTTGATCATTCTGGCATTCAACTGCCAGGACGGCACCCCGGCAACCAACCGCTTCGGGCCAGATCCTAAAGCCCCGAACCTCTACTAA
- the mpl gene encoding UDP-N-acetylmuramate:L-alanyl-gamma-D-glutamyl-meso-diaminopimelate ligase codes for MRIHILGICGTFMGGLAMLARSLGHEVTGSDANVYPPMSTLLEEQGISLIEGYDASQLDPHPDLVIIGNAMTRGNPCVEAVLEQGIPYMSGPQWLHDFVLRDRWVIAVAGTHGKTTTAGMATWILEACGYKPGFVIGGVPGNFEVSARLGDSPFFVIEADEYDCAFFDKRSKFVHYCPRTLILNNLEFDHADIFDDLKAIQKQFHHLVRIVPGQGKIIWPENDANLKQTLAMGCWSEQELVGEQGHWQAKKLTTDASQWEVYLDGECVGNVNWQLVGEHNMHNGLMAIAAARHVGVTPADAAQALDGFVNARRRLELRGEAHGVTVYDDFAHHPTAILATLAALRGKVGGTARILAVLEPRSNTMKMGVCKDDLAPSLGRADEVFLLQPQHIPWQVAEVAEACVQPAHWSADVDTLAEMVVKTAQPGDHILVMSNGGFGGIHQKLLDGLAKKAEQQNEQAF; via the coding sequence ATGCGCATTCACATTCTAGGGATCTGTGGCACCTTTATGGGCGGCCTGGCGATGCTGGCACGCTCTTTAGGGCATGAAGTGACGGGCTCGGACGCCAATGTTTACCCACCGATGAGTACGCTGCTTGAAGAGCAGGGGATCTCGTTAATCGAAGGTTATGACGCCAGCCAGCTCGACCCACATCCTGATCTGGTTATCATCGGTAACGCGATGACGCGCGGGAATCCGTGTGTGGAAGCCGTTCTGGAACAGGGCATTCCTTATATGTCTGGCCCGCAGTGGCTGCATGACTTTGTGCTGCGTGACCGCTGGGTGATTGCGGTTGCGGGGACGCACGGGAAAACCACGACGGCCGGTATGGCCACCTGGATTCTGGAAGCCTGCGGCTACAAGCCTGGTTTTGTCATTGGCGGCGTGCCGGGCAACTTTGAAGTGTCCGCTCGCCTGGGTGACAGCCCATTCTTCGTGATTGAAGCCGATGAATATGACTGCGCGTTCTTCGACAAGCGTTCCAAATTTGTGCATTACTGCCCGCGCACGCTGATCCTCAACAACCTTGAGTTCGATCACGCCGATATCTTTGACGACCTGAAAGCTATCCAGAAGCAGTTCCACCACCTCGTGCGCATCGTGCCGGGTCAGGGAAAAATCATCTGGCCGGAAAATGACGCTAATCTGAAGCAAACCCTCGCCATGGGCTGCTGGAGCGAGCAGGAACTGGTGGGCGAGCAAGGCCACTGGCAGGCGAAGAAACTGACCACCGATGCTTCTCAGTGGGAAGTGTATCTGGACGGGGAATGCGTGGGCAACGTGAACTGGCAACTAGTCGGCGAGCACAACATGCATAACGGGCTGATGGCTATTGCCGCCGCTCGCCACGTTGGCGTGACCCCGGCCGATGCCGCTCAGGCGTTGGATGGTTTTGTTAACGCACGCCGCCGCCTTGAACTGCGCGGCGAAGCGCATGGCGTCACGGTTTATGACGATTTTGCTCACCACCCAACGGCTATTCTGGCGACGCTGGCAGCCCTGCGTGGGAAAGTGGGCGGCACCGCACGTATTCTGGCCGTGCTGGAGCCTCGTTCAAACACCATGAAGATGGGCGTCTGCAAAGATGATCTGGCGCCGTCGCTGGGGCGCGCAGACGAAGTCTTCCTGCTTCAGCCGCAGCATATTCCTTGGCAGGTGGCTGAAGTCGCCGAAGCCTGCGTGCAGCCGGCACACTGGAGCGCTGATGTGGACACGCTGGCGGAAATGGTGGTGAAAACGGCACAGCCGGGCGACCACATTCTGGTCATGAGCAACGGCGGTTTCGGCGGTATTCACCAGAAACTGCTGGATGGCCTGGCGAAGAAAGCGGAACAGCAGAACGAACAGGCTTTTTAA
- the fbp gene encoding class 1 fructose-bisphosphatase: MKTLGEFIVEKQHEFSHATGELTALLSAIKLGAKIIHRDINKAGLVDILGASGAENVQGEEQQKLDLFANEKLKAALKARGIVAGIASEEEDDIVVFEGAEQAKYVVLMDPLDGSSNIDVNVSVGTIFSIYRRITPVGTPVTEEDFLQPGNQQVAAGYVVYGSSTMLVYTTGCGVHAFTYDPSLGVFCLSQERMRFPERGNTYSINEGNYIKFPNGVKKYIKFCQEEDTASKRPYTSRYIGSLVADFHRNLLKGGIYLYPSTASHPEGKLRLLYEGNPMAFLAEQAGGKASDGKERILDIIPTTLHQRRPFFVGTQHMVEDVERFIREYPDA; this comes from the coding sequence ATGAAAACGTTAGGTGAATTTATTGTCGAAAAACAGCATGAGTTTTCGCATGCAACCGGTGAGCTCACGGCTTTACTGTCGGCAATAAAGCTGGGCGCTAAAATCATCCACCGCGATATCAATAAGGCCGGTCTGGTTGATATCCTGGGGGCGAGCGGTGCCGAAAACGTGCAGGGCGAAGAGCAGCAAAAACTCGACCTGTTCGCAAACGAAAAACTCAAGGCAGCGCTGAAAGCACGCGGCATTGTGGCCGGTATCGCCTCTGAAGAAGAAGACGATATCGTCGTCTTTGAAGGCGCCGAGCAGGCAAAATACGTCGTGCTGATGGACCCGCTTGACGGCTCTTCTAACATCGACGTCAACGTTTCTGTTGGCACCATCTTCTCTATCTACCGCCGCATTACGCCGGTCGGTACGCCGGTCACCGAAGAAGATTTCCTTCAGCCGGGCAACCAGCAGGTCGCCGCTGGCTACGTAGTGTATGGCTCGTCGACCATGCTGGTTTACACCACCGGCTGCGGCGTACACGCCTTCACCTACGATCCTTCCCTTGGCGTGTTCTGCCTGAGCCAGGAACGTATGCGCTTCCCGGAGAGAGGCAACACCTACTCCATTAACGAAGGCAACTACATTAAATTCCCGAACGGCGTGAAGAAGTACATCAAGTTCTGCCAGGAAGAAGATACCGCCAGCAAGCGCCCGTACACCTCGCGCTACATTGGCTCCCTGGTGGCGGACTTCCACCGTAACCTGCTGAAAGGCGGGATTTATCTCTATCCAAGCACCGCCAGCCACCCGGAAGGCAAGCTGCGTTTACTGTATGAAGGTAACCCGATGGCGTTCCTTGCGGAACAGGCCGGCGGTAAAGCCAGCGACGGTAAAGAGAGAATTCTGGATATCATCCCAACTACGCTACACCAGCGCCGTCCGTTCTTCGTCGGCACTCAGCATATGGTCGAGGACGTAGAGCGCTTTATTCGCGAATACCCGGACGCCTGA